The Lycium barbarum isolate Lr01 chromosome 10, ASM1917538v2, whole genome shotgun sequence genome includes a region encoding these proteins:
- the LOC132615278 gene encoding histone acetyltransferase HAC12-like, with amino-acid sequence MEKDFIAVLQHACTRCGILMVSGNHRECKQCKNFQLCDKCYETVQKFEDRGGHPINQKDKHIIQSEIKEVPHDTKDEDEILMTPAIRLKEDA; translated from the exons ATGGAGAAGGATTTTATTGCGGTTTTACAGCATGCATGCACCCGCTGCGGCATTCTAATGGTTTCTGGAAATCATCGGGAGTGCAAGCAATGCAAGAACTTTCAGCTTTGTGACAA GTGCTATGAAACTGTGCAAAAATTTGAAGATAGAGGAGGACATCCTATTAATCAGAAGGACAAGCACATAATCCAGAGTGAAATCAAGGAGGTACCTCATGACACCAAGGATGAAGATGAAATTCTCATGACACCAGCGATACGG